The Pseudomonas sp. KU26590 genomic sequence CAAAGAGTTCGCTAAAGGTCAGGATAAGTTCGAGATCAAGGCAGCTGCGTTCGAGGGCAAGTTCCTCGCAGCTAATCAGATCGACGTACTGGCAACACTGCCGACCCGCAACGAAGCGATTTCGCAGCTGATGAGCGTGATTCAAGGCGCTACCAGCAAGCTCGCTCGTACTCTGGCGGCCATTCGCGAACAGAAAGAAGCCGCTGCAGCCTAAGGGCAGGTACTTCCTCTCGCGTATTTTTGTTTATTTCGATGGTCGCGTAGGCCGTCCCCCAATTCAGGAATTAGAGTCATGTCTATCTCTCAAGACGATATCCTCAACGCCGTAGCTGAAATGTCCGTTCTGCAGGTTGTTGAGCTGATCAAAGCATTCGAAGAAAAATTCGGTGTTAGCGCTGCTGCTGCTTCCGCTGGTCCAGCTGCTGCTGCTGCCGTTGTTGAAGAGCAAACTGAATTCAACGTCATGTTGCTTGAAGCTGGCGAGAAGAAAGTTAACGCGATTAAAGCAGTTCGTGAACTGACCGGTCTGGGCCTGAAAGAAGCCAAGGCAGTAGTTGACGGCGCTCCAGCAATGGTCCTGGAAGCAGTCTCCAAAGACGCTGCTGACAAAGCCAAAGCTGCTCTGGAAGAAGCAGGCGCTAAAGTCGAGCTGAAGTAAGCATCGACTTTGCGTTTCCAGCCCAAGCGTTAAGCGAAAGGCTGATGGCTGGTGGCTTCTGCCACCGGCCTTTTTCCGTTGTTGGCAGCTGATTCGGTTAGCGCTGATTACGTGATCTACCCACCTCGAACGGTGGCGCGAACCATGGGGTTCGCAAGATTTTTCTGGCTGCTCCCGTCGGGAGGAGCCAAACAAGCAGGTGACCAAGCTGGGGAACGCTGATGGCTTACTCATATACTGAGAAAAAACGTATCCGCAAGGACTTTAGCAAGTTGCCGGACGTCATGGATGTGCCTTACCTCCTGGCCATCCAGCTGGATTCGTATCGTGAATTCTTGCAAGCGGGAGCGACTAAAGATCAGTTCCGCGACGTGGGCCTGCATGCGGCCTTCAAATCTGTTTTCCCGATCATCAGCTACTCCGGCAATGCTGCTTTGGAGTATGTGGGTTATCGTCTGGGCGAACCGGCTTTTGATGTCAAGGAATGCGTGCTCCGCGGTGTGACATACGCCGTACCTTTGCGGGTAAAAGTACGTCTGATCATTTTCGACAAAGAATCGTCGAACAAAGCGATCAAGGACATCAAAGAGCAAGAAGTCTACATGGGTGAAATCCCCCTGATGACCGAAAACGGTACCTTCGTTATCAACGGTACCGAACGAGTAATCGTTTCCCAGTTGCACCGTTCCCCGGGCGTGTTCTTTGACCATGACCGCGGTAAGACGCACAGCTCTGGCAAGTTGTTGTACTCGGCTCGCATCATTCCTTACCGTGGTTCGTGGCTGGACTTCGAATTCGATCCGAAAGACTGTGTCTTCGTACGTATCGACCGTCGCCGCAAACTCCCTGCATCGGTTCTGCTCCGTGCATTGGGTTACACCACTGAAGAAGTGCTGGATGCCTTCTACACCACCAACGTATTCCACGTTCAGGGCGAAAACCTGAATCTGGAGTTGGTGCCTCAGCGCCTGCGTGGCGAAATTGCCGTTCTGGATATTCTGGACGACAAGGGCAAGGTGATTGTTGAGCAAGGCCGCCGTATCACGGCTCGCCACATCAACCAGCTCGAAAAAGCGAATATCAAGACCCTTGAAGTTCCGCTCGACTACGTCATCGGCCGCACCAGCGCCAAAGCGATTGTTCATCCGGCGACCGGTGAAATCATTGCCGAGTGCAATACCGAGCTGAACAGCGAGATCCTGGCAAAAATTGCCAAGGCTCAGGTTGTCCGTATCGAGACGCTGTACACGAACGACATCGACTGTGGTCCGTTCATTTCCGACACTCTGAAGATCGACTCGACCGGCAATCAGCTTGAAGCCCTGGTCGAAATCTATCGGATGATGCGTCCTGGCGAGCCACCTACCAAGGATGCCGCCGAGACGTTGTTCAACAACCTGTTCTTCAGTCCAGAGCGCTACGATCTGTCGGCTGTAGGTCGGATGAAGTTCAACCGTCGTATCGGTCGTACCGAGATCGAAGGTTCCGGCGTCCTGCACAAAGACGACATCGTCGCCGTGCTGAAGACCCTGGTCGACATCCGTAATGGTAAGGGCATCGTCGATGACATCGACCACCTTGGTAACCGTCGCGTTCGATGCGTGGGCGAGATGGCCGAGAACCAGTTCCGTGTAGGTCTGGTGCGTGTTGAGCGCGCGGTCAAAGAGCGTCTGTCGATGGCAGAAAGCGAAGGCTTGATGCCTCAGGACCTTAT encodes the following:
- the rplL gene encoding 50S ribosomal protein L7/L12: MSISQDDILNAVAEMSVLQVVELIKAFEEKFGVSAAAASAGPAAAAAVVEEQTEFNVMLLEAGEKKVNAIKAVRELTGLGLKEAKAVVDGAPAMVLEAVSKDAADKAKAALEEAGAKVELK